A section of the Deltaproteobacteria bacterium genome encodes:
- a CDS encoding DUF1343 domain-containing protein: MTLFGIDRLLADRALRRPLAGKRLGLVAHPASVTRDLVHTLDALAASGDLGVTAAFGPQHGLRGDKQDNMMESADFHDPAHGIPVFSLYGAVRRPTDAMLDTCDVLVMDLQDVGCRIYTFATTLLYVLEGAAAKRKPVVVLDRPNPAGRPIEGLRLRPGAESFVGAGPLPMRHGLTMGELARWFVREKRLDVECEVVAMDGWRPHDAPGYGWPIGERSWVNPSPNVPTLWTTRAYPGTVMLEGTTLSEGRGTTRPLELFGAPDLDAPALLRTMESLAPAWLRGCRLRPCWFEPTFHKHVGTLCAGVQVHVDDSAYGHAAFRPWRLVALALKTIRRLRPDYPLWRDFLYEYEPGRLAIDVINGSSLLREWVDDAAATPADLDALAARDETAWEAERQDLLIYRDSPVHP, translated from the coding sequence ATGACGCTCTTCGGCATCGACCGCCTGCTCGCGGATCGAGCGCTCCGCCGCCCGCTCGCCGGCAAGCGCCTCGGCCTCGTCGCCCACCCCGCCTCGGTCACGCGCGACCTCGTCCACACCCTCGACGCGCTCGCCGCGAGCGGCGACCTCGGTGTGACGGCGGCGTTCGGCCCGCAGCACGGCCTCCGCGGCGACAAGCAGGACAACATGATGGAGTCGGCGGACTTCCACGATCCCGCCCACGGGATTCCGGTCTTCAGCCTCTACGGCGCCGTCCGCCGTCCGACCGACGCGATGCTGGACACCTGCGACGTGCTCGTCATGGATCTCCAGGACGTCGGCTGCCGCATCTACACCTTCGCTACGACGCTGCTCTACGTGCTCGAAGGAGCGGCGGCGAAGCGGAAGCCGGTCGTCGTGCTCGACCGGCCGAACCCCGCCGGACGACCGATCGAGGGGCTCCGCCTCCGACCCGGCGCGGAGAGCTTCGTCGGCGCGGGGCCGCTGCCGATGCGCCACGGGCTCACGATGGGCGAGCTCGCGCGCTGGTTCGTGCGCGAGAAGCGGCTCGACGTCGAGTGCGAGGTCGTCGCCATGGACGGCTGGCGGCCGCATGACGCTCCCGGCTACGGCTGGCCGATCGGCGAGCGTTCGTGGGTGAATCCGAGCCCGAACGTCCCGACGCTCTGGACGACGCGCGCGTATCCCGGGACGGTCATGCTCGAAGGCACGACGCTCTCCGAAGGTCGGGGAACGACCCGCCCGCTCGAGCTCTTCGGGGCGCCCGACCTCGACGCTCCCGCGCTGCTGCGCACCATGGAATCGCTCGCGCCCGCGTGGCTCCGCGGCTGCCGCCTCCGTCCGTGCTGGTTCGAGCCGACCTTCCACAAGCACGTCGGCACGCTCTGCGCCGGCGTGCAGGTCCACGTCGACGATTCCGCGTACGGCCACGCGGCGTTCCGTCCGTGGCGCCTCGTCGCGCTCGCGCTGAAGACGATCCGCCGACTCCGTCCCGACTACCCGCTCTGGCGCGACTTCCTCTACGAGTACGAGCCGGGGCGGCTCGCGATCGACGTCATCAACGGAAGCAGCCTGCTGCGCGAGTGGGTCGACGACGCGGCGGCGACCCCCGCCGACCTCGACGCGCTCGCCGCGCGCGACGAGACGGCCTGGGAAGCGGAACGACAGGATCTGTTGATCTATCGCGACTCCCCCGTGCATCCATGA
- a CDS encoding DOMON-like domain-containing protein, with the protein MIPLAPHPSTPDDAWDVSALAERAADGTLRLRYVLRGALDGMRLPPPGPLRRGDRLWEHTCAEVFVAAEGASAYVELNVSPAREWAAYAFAAYREGAPLPAAAREPRIVVRLDHDALALDVLVALADLSASHANAALRIGLAVVVEAADGRLSYWALRHPTVKPDFHHPDGFALRLAERGPST; encoded by the coding sequence GTGATCCCGCTCGCACCGCACCCGTCGACACCCGACGACGCGTGGGACGTCTCCGCTCTCGCGGAGCGCGCCGCCGACGGCACCCTGCGCCTGCGCTACGTCCTGCGCGGCGCCCTCGACGGCATGCGCCTGCCCCCGCCCGGCCCGCTTCGCCGCGGGGACCGCCTCTGGGAGCACACCTGCGCCGAGGTGTTCGTGGCGGCCGAAGGCGCTTCCGCGTACGTCGAGCTCAACGTCTCGCCGGCGCGGGAATGGGCGGCGTACGCGTTCGCGGCCTATCGCGAGGGCGCCCCGCTCCCCGCGGCCGCGCGCGAGCCGCGCATCGTCGTGCGGCTCGACCACGACGCCCTCGCGCTCGACGTGCTCGTGGCGCTCGCCGACCTCTCCGCGTCCCATGCGAACGCCGCCCTGCGCATCGGCTTGGCGGTGGTTGTCGAGGCGGCCGACGGCCGCCTTTCGTACTGGGCGCTCCGCCACCCGACCGTGAAGCCCGACTTCCACCACCCCGACGGCTTCGCCCTTCGGCTCGCGGAGCGGGGGCCATCGACATGA
- a CDS encoding class II aldolase/adducin family protein produces MPSRRAAVESRRDVRPTIRIWNGAASSLRLAAVKRADQRPPAHGRRVPTLAAERRAVAELSRRLASSKMVPATAGNVSVRAGGLVAITPTGANLAELTPRQVSVVDLDGRLVHGDLAPSSELGLHLGIYREHGAGAVVHTHAPACTAVASVRDELPCVHYAMLGFGGAVPVAPYATYGSAELAANVVAALAGRNATLMASHGAITYGPTLAKAFEAMELLEWACDLYLRALPLGEPRVLTAEQTEAVVTTSRARQYGTVRKVPKPRRQPR; encoded by the coding sequence ATGCCATCTCGACGCGCCGCCGTCGAGAGTCGGCGGGATGTCCGCCCGACAATTCGTATCTGGAACGGCGCGGCCTCCTCGCTTAGGCTTGCCGCCGTGAAGCGCGCCGACCAACGTCCGCCGGCTCACGGCCGGCGCGTGCCGACGCTCGCCGCGGAGCGGAGGGCCGTCGCCGAGCTGAGCCGTCGGCTCGCGAGCTCGAAGATGGTGCCCGCGACCGCCGGGAACGTCAGCGTCCGCGCCGGCGGTCTCGTGGCGATCACGCCGACGGGCGCCAACCTCGCCGAGCTCACCCCGCGTCAGGTGTCGGTCGTCGACCTCGACGGCCGCCTGGTCCACGGCGACCTCGCGCCGAGCTCGGAGCTCGGCCTCCATCTCGGCATCTACCGGGAGCACGGCGCCGGCGCCGTCGTGCACACCCACGCGCCCGCGTGTACGGCCGTCGCGAGCGTCCGCGACGAGCTGCCGTGCGTCCACTACGCGATGCTCGGCTTCGGCGGGGCCGTGCCGGTGGCGCCGTACGCGACGTACGGCAGCGCGGAGCTCGCCGCCAACGTGGTCGCCGCGCTCGCCGGCCGGAACGCGACGCTCATGGCGAGCCACGGCGCGATCACGTACGGCCCGACGCTCGCCAAGGCGTTCGAGGCGATGGAGCTCCTCGAGTGGGCGTGCGACCTCTACCTGCGCGCGCTGCCGCTCGGCGAGCCGCGCGTGCTCACCGCCGAGCAGACGGAAGCCGTCGTGACGACGTCCCGCGCGCGGCAGTACGGGACGGTGAGGAAGGTTCCGAAGCCGCGCCGCCAGCCTCGGTGA
- the mgtA gene encoding magnesium-translocating P-type ATPase translates to MLSRRTHRAAKESGRAIQASPLLTEVAALAPGDALARLGSAAAGLAADEVERRLARHGPNVVTQNERHGRLRLFVRACLNPLVLLLAMLATISLATGDATAAAVMALMIALGIGLRFVQETRATDAAAKLRAMIQVTATALRAGTAVEEPLARLVPGDVVRLSAGDMIPADVRILACRDLFVTQASLTGESTSVEKVATAAVTGPERTAIELANLCFLGTAVESGSATALVVETGPRTYLGGIARILAGEAEETSFDRGVARFTWLMIRFIAVMVPLVFVVNGLTKGNWHEAFFFAVAVAVGLTPEMLPMIVSVCLSRGGLAMSAKKVIVKRLNAIQNLGAMDVLCTDKTGTLTQDRVILERHCNVAGVEDDRVLALAYLNSHFQTGLKSVLDRAVLEHREVHRDMNVPDWQKIDELPFDFTRRLMSVVVANPEGTHRLICKGAPEAVAARCTRFTLDDEEQPSDAVMTTDLREEADALARQGFRVLALAYRDFPARETYTKSDESDLVLAGYIAFLDPPKDSASVALRALGARGIQTKILTGDNEAVSRHVCGAVGIPTDQVLLGAQVEAMPDAELGAAAERTTLFARMTPAHKRRVIQALQARNHVVGFLGDGINDAPALHAADVGISVDSAVDIAKEAADIVLLEKSLLVVEHGVLEGRKVFCNILKYVRMGASSNFGNMLSVLGASALLPFVPMAPLQILTNNLLYDFSQVPIPTDDVDPEQIAAPRPWSMREITRFILTLGPCSSIFDYTTYFVLLYVFGCWDPARAALFQTGWFVESLLTQTLVIHVIRTNRVPFLQSRASHALLATTLGIMLVGLWLPTSPLAGPLGFTPLPLAFWPFLVVTVIGYLALTQLVKRALHARGWI, encoded by the coding sequence GTGCTGTCTCGCCGCACGCACCGAGCCGCGAAGGAGTCCGGCCGCGCGATCCAGGCGTCGCCGCTGCTCACCGAGGTGGCCGCCCTGGCGCCCGGAGATGCGCTCGCCCGCCTCGGGAGCGCGGCGGCGGGGCTCGCGGCGGACGAGGTGGAGCGCCGTTTGGCGCGCCACGGTCCGAACGTCGTCACGCAGAACGAGCGCCACGGCCGCCTCCGCCTCTTCGTCCGCGCGTGCCTGAATCCGCTCGTGCTGCTCCTCGCCATGCTCGCGACGATCTCGCTCGCGACCGGGGACGCGACGGCGGCGGCCGTCATGGCGCTCATGATCGCGCTCGGCATCGGCCTCCGCTTCGTACAAGAGACGCGCGCCACCGACGCAGCCGCGAAGCTCCGCGCGATGATCCAGGTCACGGCGACCGCGCTGCGCGCCGGTACGGCGGTCGAGGAGCCGCTCGCCCGCCTCGTGCCGGGCGACGTCGTCCGGCTCTCCGCCGGCGACATGATCCCGGCGGACGTCCGCATCCTCGCCTGCCGCGACCTCTTCGTCACCCAGGCGAGCCTCACCGGCGAATCGACGTCGGTCGAGAAGGTCGCGACGGCCGCGGTCACCGGCCCCGAGCGCACCGCGATCGAGCTCGCCAACCTCTGCTTCCTCGGCACCGCCGTCGAGAGCGGCTCGGCCACGGCGCTCGTCGTCGAGACCGGACCGCGTACCTACCTCGGCGGCATCGCGCGCATCCTCGCCGGCGAGGCGGAGGAGACGAGCTTCGACCGCGGCGTCGCCCGCTTCACCTGGCTGATGATCCGCTTCATCGCCGTCATGGTGCCGCTCGTGTTCGTCGTGAACGGCCTCACCAAGGGCAACTGGCACGAGGCGTTCTTCTTCGCGGTCGCGGTGGCGGTCGGACTGACGCCCGAGATGCTGCCGATGATCGTGAGCGTCTGCCTCTCGCGCGGCGGCCTGGCGATGTCGGCGAAGAAGGTGATCGTGAAGCGGCTGAACGCGATTCAGAACCTCGGCGCGATGGACGTGCTCTGCACCGACAAGACCGGCACGCTGACCCAGGACCGCGTGATCCTCGAGCGCCACTGCAACGTGGCCGGCGTGGAGGACGATCGCGTGCTCGCGCTCGCCTACCTGAACAGCCACTTCCAGACCGGGCTGAAGAGCGTCCTCGACCGCGCCGTCCTCGAGCATCGCGAGGTGCATCGCGACATGAACGTCCCCGACTGGCAGAAGATCGACGAGCTGCCGTTCGACTTCACGCGCCGCTTGATGTCGGTGGTCGTCGCGAATCCCGAGGGCACCCACCGCCTGATCTGCAAAGGCGCGCCGGAGGCCGTCGCGGCCCGCTGCACCCGCTTCACCCTCGACGACGAGGAGCAGCCGAGCGACGCCGTGATGACCACCGACCTCCGCGAAGAGGCCGACGCGCTCGCCCGCCAGGGTTTCCGGGTGCTCGCCCTCGCCTACCGCGACTTCCCAGCGCGCGAGACGTACACCAAGAGCGACGAGTCCGACCTCGTACTCGCCGGCTACATCGCGTTCCTCGACCCGCCGAAGGACAGCGCGTCCGTGGCCCTGCGCGCACTCGGCGCTCGCGGCATCCAGACGAAGATCCTGACCGGCGATAACGAGGCGGTGAGCCGCCACGTCTGCGGCGCCGTCGGCATCCCGACGGACCAGGTACTCCTCGGCGCGCAGGTGGAAGCGATGCCCGACGCGGAGCTCGGCGCGGCCGCGGAGCGCACGACGCTCTTCGCCCGCATGACGCCGGCCCACAAGCGGCGCGTGATCCAGGCGCTGCAGGCGCGGAACCACGTCGTCGGCTTCCTCGGCGACGGGATCAACGACGCGCCGGCGCTCCACGCCGCCGACGTCGGGATCTCGGTCGACTCCGCCGTCGACATCGCGAAGGAGGCCGCCGACATCGTGCTCCTCGAGAAGAGCCTGCTCGTCGTGGAGCACGGCGTGCTCGAGGGCCGCAAGGTCTTCTGCAACATCCTCAAGTACGTCCGCATGGGCGCGAGTTCGAACTTCGGCAACATGCTGAGCGTGCTCGGCGCGAGCGCGCTGCTGCCCTTCGTGCCGATGGCTCCGCTGCAGATCCTCACCAACAACCTGCTCTACGACTTCTCGCAGGTGCCGATCCCGACCGACGACGTCGACCCGGAGCAGATCGCCGCGCCGCGGCCCTGGTCGATGCGCGAGATCACCCGCTTCATCCTTACCCTCGGGCCGTGCAGCTCGATCTTCGACTACACGACCTACTTCGTCCTGCTCTACGTGTTCGGCTGCTGGGACCCGGCGCGCGCAGCGCTCTTCCAGACGGGATGGTTCGTGGAGTCGTTGCTGACGCAGACGCTCGTGATCCACGTCATCCGCACGAACCGCGTCCCGTTCCTCCAGAGCCGCGCGAGCCACGCGCTCCTCGCGACGACCCTCGGCATCATGCTCGTCGGGCTCTGGCTCCCCACCTCGCCGCTCGCGGGCCCGCTCGGCTTCACGCCGCTCCCGCTCGCCTTCTGGCCGTTCCTCGTGGTGACGGTGATCGGCTACCTCGCGCTCACGCAGCTCGTGAAGCGCGCCCTGCACGCACGCGGGTGGATCTGA
- a CDS encoding antitoxin, whose translation MTLDDDVFEAAQAQAQASGKKLGKVLSQLARRGLRVSSPSASKTGLPVFRVQPDADIIPSSRAKELLAEDAT comes from the coding sequence GTGACGCTGGACGATGACGTCTTTGAAGCGGCGCAGGCCCAGGCCCAGGCGTCGGGCAAGAAACTGGGCAAGGTGCTTTCGCAACTGGCTCGGCGTGGCTTGCGCGTCTCCTCGCCGAGCGCCAGTAAGACCGGGTTGCCGGTGTTCAGAGTCCAGCCGGACGCGGACATCATTCCCAGCTCGCGAGCAAAGGAGTTACTCGCGGAGGATGCGACGTGA
- a CDS encoding DUF3240 family protein has protein sequence MEDCLLVLFAAPELEEPLIDWLLEREDVPGFGTQRIAGHGTSPASLRLAEQVAGRRPRLRVEIALSRENAPALLEALRREFGGSGLHYWVLPFLDAGRF, from the coding sequence ATGGAAGATTGCCTGCTCGTATTGTTCGCGGCGCCCGAGTTGGAGGAACCCCTGATCGACTGGCTCCTCGAGCGCGAAGACGTTCCCGGGTTCGGCACCCAACGCATTGCCGGACACGGTACATCTCCCGCCTCGCTGCGACTCGCCGAGCAGGTCGCCGGACGCCGGCCGCGCCTCCGCGTCGAGATCGCGCTGTCGCGCGAGAACGCCCCGGCGCTCCTCGAAGCGCTCCGGCGCGAGTTCGGCGGCAGCGGACTGCACTACTGGGTGCTGCCGTTCCTCGACGCCGGCCGCTTCTGA